In the Streptomyces fradiae ATCC 10745 = DSM 40063 genome, one interval contains:
- a CDS encoding ABC transporter permease produces the protein MKKFDKDKVLLGIAGPALALAVAFVLTTLVLLVSGLDPIEPYSLMVQEAEYPDIQVLILNQTGTYYLAALAVAIGFRMNLFNIGVDGQYRLAAMLAAVVGASVELPGPLHVLLIVLVAVFVGAFWAGVAGFLKTTRGVSEVVSTIMLNAIATSLIAWMILPANLGEQVAGSNDLTTGIIPESGWMTGLAVEGGNIYGFTFVAFALGVVYWFVLGRTRFGFDLRATGASESAAQASGVDAKKMVLTAMLISGGVAGLTGLPLLLGQTHTYSLAFPAGVGFTGITIALLGRNHPVGLFFAALLISFLQKSSASLDQYGYPKEITTIMQGLIVIAVVVSYELVRQYGLRRQQRKVGEELAAQARKNKEDVAA, from the coding sequence ATGAAGAAGTTCGACAAGGACAAGGTGCTGCTGGGCATCGCGGGCCCCGCGCTCGCGCTGGCCGTCGCCTTCGTCCTCACCACGCTCGTCCTGCTCGTGTCGGGCCTCGACCCGATCGAGCCGTACAGCCTGATGGTGCAGGAGGCGGAGTACCCGGACATCCAGGTCCTCATCCTCAACCAGACGGGCACGTACTACCTGGCCGCCCTGGCCGTGGCCATCGGCTTCCGGATGAACCTGTTCAACATCGGCGTCGACGGCCAGTACCGCCTCGCGGCGATGCTCGCCGCCGTCGTCGGCGCCTCCGTGGAGCTGCCCGGTCCGCTGCACGTCCTGCTGATCGTGCTCGTCGCGGTCTTCGTCGGTGCCTTCTGGGCCGGCGTCGCCGGCTTCCTGAAGACCACCCGCGGGGTCAGCGAGGTCGTCTCCACGATCATGCTGAACGCCATCGCGACCAGCCTCATCGCGTGGATGATCCTCCCCGCCAACCTCGGCGAGCAGGTCGCCGGCTCCAACGACCTCACCACCGGCATCATCCCGGAGTCCGGGTGGATGACCGGCCTGGCGGTCGAGGGCGGCAACATCTACGGCTTCACGTTCGTCGCCTTCGCGCTCGGCGTCGTCTACTGGTTCGTGCTGGGCCGCACCCGCTTCGGCTTCGACCTGCGCGCCACCGGCGCCAGCGAGTCCGCCGCCCAGGCCAGCGGCGTGGACGCCAAGAAGATGGTGCTCACCGCCATGCTGATCTCCGGCGGCGTCGCGGGCCTCACCGGCCTGCCCCTGCTCCTCGGCCAGACCCACACCTACAGCCTGGCCTTCCCGGCCGGTGTCGGCTTCACGGGCATCACCATCGCCCTGCTGGGCCGCAACCACCCGGTCGGCCTCTTCTTCGCCGCGCTGCTGATCTCCTTCCTGCAGAAGTCGTCCGCCTCCCTGGACCAGTACGGCTACCCGAAGGAGATCACCACGATCATGCAGGGGCTGATCGTGATCGCCGTGGTCGTGTCGTACGAACTCGTCCGGCAGTACGGGCTCCGCCGGCAGCAGCGCAAGGTGGGCGAGGAGCTCGCCGCCCAGGCCCGCAAGAACAAGGAGGACGTGGCGGCATGA
- a CDS encoding ABC transporter permease has translation MSESTSTVTPAATAPRKGGGRRKLSLPVILLIIAAGLALFSLVRIVSGADDLTSVGQVSGALQLAVPIGLAGLGGLWAERAGVVNIGLEGMMILGTWFGAWAGYQWGPWTGVVMGLVGGALGGLLHAVMTVTFNVNHIVSGVAINILALGATQYLSDFTFAEAPGGSSKQSPRIEAIDRITVPGLSDWLADLQAQHWFFVSDLAGVLGGLVTNLSLLTVVALLLVPATWWILWRTGFGLRLRSCGENPVAAESLGVNVYKYKYIAVLVSGALAGLGGAFLAIVSTGIYQEGQTGGRGFIGLAAMIFGNWMPGGLALGAGLFGFTDSLKLRGGAENVHAMLLLLAILLVLAVFWTLYKKKYVAAAVSAVASALLFFWYAMTETLPSQFVDAAPYVTTLLVLALSAQRLRMPKADGMPYKRGQGK, from the coding sequence ATGAGCGAGTCCACGAGCACGGTTACCCCCGCGGCCACCGCGCCGCGGAAGGGCGGCGGGCGCCGCAAGCTGTCCCTGCCCGTCATCCTGCTGATCATCGCGGCCGGCCTCGCGCTGTTCTCGCTGGTCCGGATCGTCAGCGGCGCCGACGACCTGACCTCGGTCGGCCAGGTCTCCGGCGCCCTGCAGCTCGCCGTGCCGATCGGCCTCGCCGGCCTCGGCGGCCTGTGGGCCGAGCGGGCGGGCGTGGTCAACATCGGCCTCGAGGGCATGATGATCCTCGGCACCTGGTTCGGCGCCTGGGCCGGATACCAGTGGGGCCCGTGGACCGGTGTCGTCATGGGCCTCGTCGGCGGCGCGCTCGGCGGGCTGCTGCACGCGGTCATGACGGTGACCTTCAACGTCAACCACATCGTCTCCGGTGTGGCCATCAACATCCTCGCCCTGGGCGCCACCCAGTACCTGTCGGACTTCACGTTCGCCGAGGCCCCCGGCGGCTCCTCCAAGCAGTCCCCGCGCATCGAGGCGATCGACCGGATCACCGTCCCCGGGCTCTCCGACTGGCTCGCCGACCTCCAGGCGCAGCACTGGTTCTTCGTCTCCGACCTGGCCGGCGTGCTCGGCGGCCTGGTCACCAACCTGTCGCTGCTCACCGTGGTCGCGCTGCTGCTGGTCCCCGCCACCTGGTGGATCCTGTGGCGCACCGGCTTCGGCCTGCGGCTCCGCTCGTGCGGCGAGAACCCGGTCGCCGCCGAGTCGCTGGGCGTCAACGTCTACAAGTACAAGTACATCGCCGTCCTGGTCTCCGGCGCCCTCGCGGGCCTCGGCGGCGCGTTCCTCGCGATCGTGTCGACCGGCATCTACCAGGAGGGCCAGACCGGCGGACGCGGCTTCATCGGCCTCGCGGCGATGATCTTCGGCAACTGGATGCCGGGCGGCCTCGCCCTCGGTGCCGGCCTGTTCGGCTTCACCGACAGCCTCAAGCTGCGCGGCGGCGCCGAGAACGTCCACGCCATGCTGCTCCTGCTGGCGATCCTGCTGGTCCTGGCGGTCTTCTGGACGCTGTACAAGAAGAAGTACGTCGCGGCGGCCGTCTCCGCCGTCGCCTCCGCCCTGCTCTTCTTCTGGTACGCCATGACGGAGACGCTGCCCAGCCAGTTCGTCGACGCCGCGCCGTACGTCACGACGCTGCTGGTGCTGGCCCTGTCCGCGCAGCGGCTGCGGATGCCCAAGGCCGACGGCATGCCGTACAAGAGGGGCCAGGGCAAGTGA